CGGACGGCGGCCTGTGGCTGGCCGCGATGTCCCCGGCCGCCCTGGAGCGCATCGCCAAGATCAACGCCTCGGACCGTTTCATCCCCGAGTTCCTCAACCTGCAGACCGCGGTGGACAACTCGCTGAAGAACCAGACCTACAACACCCCGGCCGTGGGCACGCTGCTCATGCTCGCCGATCAGGTGAAGTGGATGAACGCCAACGGCGGCCTGGACGGCATGGTCGCGCGCACCACCGAGTCCTCGTCGCACCTGTACGAGTGGGCGGCCGGCCGCGCCGAGGCGTCCCCGTTCGTGGCGGATGAGGCGACCCGTTCGCTGGTCGTCGGCACCATCGATTTCTCCGATGAAGTCGACGCGGCGAAGATCGCCAAGACCCTGCGCGCCAACGGCATCCTGGACACCGAGCCGTACCGCAAGCTGGGCCGCAACCAGCTGCGCATCGGCATGTTCCCGGCCATCGATCCGGAGGACGTCGTGAAGCTGACCGGTGCCATCGACTGGATCCTGGACAACGGCCACGCGTCCGCGTAACCCGCGCGACGCCCCGTTTCGGGCGAGCCCCCGCACACGCCGCACCATCGCAATGGCGGCCGAGCGGGGGTTTCGTCGTTTAGCATGGGGGAAAGCACACGGCGGTAATCCCCAGGAGGTTTTCGAATGCGGGAATTGAAGCCCATCGCGGACGTCCGCGAGCCGGGGACCATCATCCTCGTCGCCGCGGATGCCGGGGAGGGTGGCGGGGAGCGGTTCGCCCTTCCGGTCACCGACGAGTTGCGCGAGTTGGTCGCCGCCGTGCCCGTCCCCGACGGGGATCCGCTTGACGACGATGCCGCCGCCCCGGTTCGGTCCGCCACCGCGCAAGGAGTCGCAGAGCAAGGAGCCACCGCGCAGGGAGTCGCGGCGCAGGGGACCGAGAAGGAAGGGGCCCCGGCCGGGGAAGACGCCGACGGGGAAAAGGGAACCGGCGCGGACGCCGCGGACGGCTCCCCCGACCGCCCCGCTCCCCTCGAATCCGTGCCGGACGAACCGCGGATGGTGCTGCGCCCCCGCGAAATCCAGGATCGGGTGCGGGCGGGCGCGTCGGTCGCGGAGCTCATCGAGCTGACGGGCATGCCGGCCCGCAGGATCGAGCCCTTCGCGCATCCGGTGCTCGCCGAGCGCGCGCGGATCGCGGAGCTGGGCAAGCAGTCCCGCCCGCGCCGCGCGGACGGTCCGGCGCAGCTGACGCTCTGGGAGATCCTGGCCACCGCCTTCGCGGCGCGGGGCCTGGACCTGGCCACGTCCGAATGGGATGCGTGGCGCGACCCGGCCGGCCAGTGGATCATCGGCGTGACCTGGTCCGCCGGCCATTCCACGACCACCGCGGAGTGGGCGTTCCACGCGGAGGGCGCGACATCGTCCACGGTGGCCCGCAACACCATCGCCGCCGAGCTGGTCGACCCCGATTTCGCCCGGCCCCGCAGGAACCTCGCGTCGGTCGAGGGCGAGGCCCCGGGCCTGCGCCCGGCGCCGCCGGTCGAGGAAGCGCCCGGCCCCGTCGACCACGGGGCGCCGGAGGGGCTCGGCGACGGCGACGACGACGATGACTTCCTGCGCCACCCCGACGAGGACGCGGCGCCCAGGCGCAGGCGCAAAACCGTCATGCCCTCCTGGGAAGACGTCCTGCTCGGGGTGCGCCCCACGGACCGGAAGTGACGGCCGGAAATGGGATCGCCCCGGGGGCCGCGCGCCGGCGTCGCCACGATCTGGTTCGTCGCGGCCGCCGAGCCGCTGGCCGTGCTCACCGCCGAACCCGGGCATGACCGCGGATTCGGCCGCAAGTACCTGGCGCTGCTGGACCCGCGCCTGACCGTCACTCCGATCGGGGATTTCCCGCTGAACAGATCCGCGCCGGCCGGCGCCGGGGAGTTCTACATCGGCGGCTACGACGGGCTGGCCGTGGTGCAGACGGTGCTCGACGACGTCACGAAGCTCTCGGAGCTGCCGCAGCGCTTCCTGCGCGGCATCGCGGCCACCGACGTGTACGCGTTCTCGTCCGACCCCGGCTCCGGTTTCGGGGCGTTCGCCCACTGGCGCGCCGGCGAACTGAAGCGGGCGTTTTCGGCGACGCGGTTCACCATCTTCGAGGACGTCGGGCTCCCCGGGGTCTTCGAGGGCGATTTCTGGGCGGGGCTGCGCAAGCCGGCGGCGGAGGAAAAGGCCGGCGACGAGAATACCGACGAGGCGAAGAACGACGAGGCGAAGACCGGCCGCACCGACGGCACGGGCGCCGGCGGGAACGGCGGGGAGAACCCCATCCTCCCGGGCGTGGCCATGCCCTTCGTGCCCTCCGAACTGTGCGCCGCCGCGGCGGAGGGCTGGCTGGGCTTCGATCCCGCCGACCCGGGCCCGGACATCCCGGTGAGCGCATTCGCCGTCGACGGGCGCAGGGCGTCCGCGGGTGAAGCCGTCATGGCCCGGCGCGGCGCCGCGCGGGACATGCCGCACGCGGCAGCCGGCAACGTCGACTACGACGACTACGAGGACCATGCGACGCCGGAACCGGAGGATTCGGCGGAGGGCATCCGCCGGGTCGGCCGCGCCGCCGCGGACGGTGCCCGCGCGATCGGCGAAGGCGTGCGCGGCCTGGGCCGGAGGGCCTGGGCCAAGGTTCAGAAGCGCAACCGCTCGTAGAACGCGATCGCCGCGGCGGTGGCCACGTTGAGGCTGTCCGTGCCCTCGGCCATCGGGATGCGGGCGCGGACGTCCGCCGCGCGCATCGCGTGCTCGGTCAGGCCGGGGCCTTCCGCGCCGACGAGGATGGCCACCTTGTCGTGGGCCATCGCCTCCCACAGCGGCACCGACCCCTCCCCCGGCGTCATGGCCACGATGCGGAAGCCCTCTCGCCGCAGGCCGTCCAGCGAGCGCTGCCACGTCGTCGTGGTGCCCGGCAGATGCGCGAAGGGCGTGCGCAGCACGTGCCCCATGGACACCCGCACCGACCGCCGGTACAGCGGGTCGGCGCAGGCGGCGCCGAAGAGCACGCCGTCGACGCCCATGCCCGCGGCATTGCGGAACATGGCGCCGATGTTCTCGTGATCCCCCACGCCCTCGAGGACCAGCAGCGTGCGCGCCCCCGCCACGACGTCCGCCACGGCCGGTTCGGGCGCGCGGTCGGCGACGCCGAGCAGCCCGCGGTGCATGTCGAATCCCACGGCGGCCGCGAGCACGGGGCGGTCCACCTCGTACCACGGCACCGACAGCGCCGCGGCCCGTGCGGCGGGATCTCCGGAGGCCAGGTCGTCGTCAAGCGCATCCAGGCGCGGAGGCGTGCCCACGATGCAGCGCAAGGGGAACCTCGACCCCGCCAGCCGGGGGACGATCAACGCCCCCTCCGCGATGACCAGCCCCTTGCCGCCCGGCAGGTCCGGGCGGGTGTCGGAGCGGTTCAGGTCGCGGACGTCATCGAGGCGCGGATCGGCGGGATCGTCGACGCGGATACGGTGCGGGGATCGGGACGG
This genomic stretch from Corynebacterium hansenii harbors:
- the sepH gene encoding septation protein SepH, producing MRELKPIADVREPGTIILVAADAGEGGGERFALPVTDELRELVAAVPVPDGDPLDDDAAAPVRSATAQGVAEQGATAQGVAAQGTEKEGAPAGEDADGEKGTGADAADGSPDRPAPLESVPDEPRMVLRPREIQDRVRAGASVAELIELTGMPARRIEPFAHPVLAERARIAELGKQSRPRRADGPAQLTLWEILATAFAARGLDLATSEWDAWRDPAGQWIIGVTWSAGHSTTTAEWAFHAEGATSSTVARNTIAAELVDPDFARPRRNLASVEGEAPGLRPAPPVEEAPGPVDHGAPEGLGDGDDDDDFLRHPDEDAAPRRRRKTVMPSWEDVLLGVRPTDRK
- a CDS encoding DUF6928 family protein codes for the protein MGSPRGPRAGVATIWFVAAAEPLAVLTAEPGHDRGFGRKYLALLDPRLTVTPIGDFPLNRSAPAGAGEFYIGGYDGLAVVQTVLDDVTKLSELPQRFLRGIAATDVYAFSSDPGSGFGAFAHWRAGELKRAFSATRFTIFEDVGLPGVFEGDFWAGLRKPAAEEKAGDENTDEAKNDEAKTGRTDGTGAGGNGGENPILPGVAMPFVPSELCAAAAEGWLGFDPADPGPDIPVSAFAVDGRRASAGEAVMARRGAARDMPHAAAGNVDYDDYEDHATPEPEDSAEGIRRVGRAAADGARAIGEGVRGLGRRAWAKVQKRNRS
- a CDS encoding TrmH family RNA methyltransferase — its product is MPDPSPSRSPHRIRVDDPADPRLDDVRDLNRSDTRPDLPGGKGLVIAEGALIVPRLAGSRFPLRCIVGTPPRLDALDDDLASGDPAARAAALSVPWYEVDRPVLAAAVGFDMHRGLLGVADRAPEPAVADVVAGARTLLVLEGVGDHENIGAMFRNAAGMGVDGVLFGAACADPLYRRSVRVSMGHVLRTPFAHLPGTTTTWQRSLDGLRREGFRIVAMTPGEGSVPLWEAMAHDKVAILVGAEGPGLTEHAMRAADVRARIPMAEGTDSLNVATAAAIAFYERLRF